In the genome of Triticum urartu cultivar G1812 chromosome 5, Tu2.1, whole genome shotgun sequence, one region contains:
- the LOC125510329 gene encoding O-fucosyltransferase 16-like produces the protein MGYPRRRAHPRRGALLPAVAALLLLFLAVSLLSIAISAPPLADRHPGISRRSLRHPPMSRWTARDLWGSELASNFYGCSHSSGKFLDSSVATQPDRYLLIVTSGGLNQQRTGIVDAVVAARILNATLVVPKLDQTSFWKDSSNFSEIFDIDWFISFLAKDVKIIKEPPQKGGKAVRPYKMRIPRKCTPQCYLKRVLPALLKKHAIRLTKYDYRLSNKLDTDLQKLRCRVNYHALRFTDPIKELGKRLIQRMREKSRYFIALHLRFESDMLAFSGCYYGGGEKERRDLGAIRKRWKTLHTSNPEKGRRQGRCPLTPEEVGLLLRALGYGSDVHIYAASGEIYGGEETLAPLKALFPNYHTKESLSSKDELTPFLAHSSRMAAIDFIVCDGSDAFVTNNNGNMAKILAGRRRYFGHRRTIRPNAKQLYHLFTNRGNMSWDKFSSQVRKVQKGFMGDPMEVKPGRGEFHAYPAACICEKTDENKSSPGSNQEIVNRTGIRKAIGEPAYPVYTDEEADGSDTEDDPTGTGEEEMITEEDPAAGEEMVTEDDPTATEEVIDTEAEADDDSSVRQEGSELEEILSD, from the exons ATGGGCTACCCGAGGCGCCGCGCCCACCCGCGCCGCGGCGCCCTGctgccggcggtggcggcgctcctCCTGCTTTTCCTCGCCGTATCGCTcctctccatcgccatctccgcGCCGCCGCTCGCGGACCGCCACCCCGGCATCTCCCGCCGATCCCTCCGCCACCCTCCG ATGAGTCGATGGACTGCGAGAGATCTGTGGGGTTCGGAGCTCGCTAGCAACTTCTATGGATGCAGTCACTCTAGCGGAAAATTTCTCG ATTCCAGTGTTGCCACGCAACCAGATCGATATTTGCTTATTGTTACAAGTGGAGGTCTGAATCAGCAGAGAACAGGG ATAGTTGATGCTGTAGTTGCTGCGCGCATTTTAAACGCTACACTTGTTGTTCCCAAATTGGACCAAACATCTTTCTGGAAAGATTCAAG CAATTTTTCCGAAATCTTTGATATCGACTGGTTCATTTCATTTCTTGCGAAGGATGTCAAAATTATCAAAGAACCTCCACAAAAAGGAGGTAAAGCTGTGCGACCTTATAAAATGCGTATACCCCGAAAGTGTACTCCACAATGTTACTTGAAGCGTGTCTTGCCTGCACTTCTGAAGAAACAT GCTATTCGACTGACTAAATATGACTATAGGCTCTCAAATAAGTTGGACACTGACCTACAAAAACTGCGCTGCAGAGTAAATTACCATGCTTTGAGATTTACTGATCCAATAAAAGAGTTGGGTAAAAGGCTAATACAGCGAATGCGAGAGAAGAGCAGATATTTTATTGCTCTTCATCTGAG ATTTGAAAGTGACATGCTTGCCTTTTCTGGGTGTTATTATGGTGGTGGAGAAAAGGAGAGAAGAGATCTAGGTGCCATTCGCAAGCGATGGAAAACCTTGCAT ACAAGTAACCCAGAGAAAGGAAGAAGGCAAGGTAGGTGTCCACTAACTCCGGAGGAGGTAGGGCTACTGTTGAGGGCATTGGGCTATGGAAGCGATGTCCATATCTATGCTGCTTCTGGTGAGATATATGGAGGGGAAGAAACTTTGGCACCCCTCAAAGCGCTCTTCCCAAATTACCATACAAAAGAATCATTGTCAAGCAAAGATGAGTTGACTCCATTCTTGGCACACTCATCCCGCATGGCCGCAATTGATTTCATTGTCTGTGATGGAAGTGATGCTTTTGTGACTAACAATAATGGCAACATGGCCAAAATACTTGCTGGGCGGAG GAGATATTTTGGCCACAGGAGAACAATCCGGCCAAATGCCAAACAGCTCTACCACTTATTTACAAACAGAGGAAATATGTCATGGGACAAATTCTCGTCGCAGGTGCGAAAAGTCCAGAAAGGATTTATGGGAGATCCCATGGAAGTGAAGCCAGGAAGAGGCGAATTCCATGCCTACCCTGCTGCGTGTATATGCGAGAAGACGGACGAAAATAAATCGAGCCCTGGTAGTAATCAGGAAATTGTTAACCGCACGGGAATAAGGAAGGCCATCGGCGAACCAGCCTATCCTGTATACACCGACGAAGAGGCGGATGGATCTGACACTGAAGACGATCCCACAGGGACAGGAGAAGAAGAGATGATTACTGAAGAAGATCCTGCCGCTGGAGAAGAGATGGTCACTGAAGACGACCCCACTGCGACAGAAGAGGTAATTGATACCGAAGCTGAGGCCGACGATGATTCTTCGGTCAGACAGGAGGGTTCCGAGCTGGAGGAGATCCTTTCGGATTAA